In Primulina eburnea isolate SZY01 chromosome 3, ASM2296580v1, whole genome shotgun sequence, one DNA window encodes the following:
- the LOC140825014 gene encoding glycine dehydrogenase (decarboxylating), mitochondrial — MERARKLVNQAILKRLVSESKQPRGGVSTSPVSMYKSSRYVSSLSPSGVPGGGNVFRFSDSNPRSLVHYTSTRSISVEALKPSDTFPRRHNSATPEEQSTMAESVGFNSLDSLIDATVPKSIRIDKMALPVFDKGLTEAQMLEHMTDLASKNKIFKSYIGMGYYNTYVPPVILRNIMENPGWYTQYTPYQAEIAQGRLESLLNFQTMVTDLTALPMSNASLLDEGTAAAEAMAMCNNIQKGKKKTFIIASNCHPQTIDVCKTRADGFDLKVVVSDVNEIDYKSGDVCGVLVQYPGTEGEILDYGEFIKNAHVNGVKVVMASDLLALTLLKPPGELGADIAVGSAQRFGVPMGYGGPHAAFLATSQEYKRMMPGRIIGVSVDSSGKPALRMAMQTREQHIRRDKATSNICTAQALLANMAAMYAVYHGPEGLKTISQRVHGLAATFAAGLKKLGTVEVQNLPFFDTVKIKSADSKAIADAAYKSEINLRIADNNTITVSFDETTTLEDVDKLFKVFAGGNPVTFTAESLASEVQNLIPSGLVRGSPYLTHSIFNSYHTEHELLRYLHRLQSKDLSLCHSMIPLGSCTMKLNATTEMMPVTWPAFADLHPFAPVEQSKGYQEMFKNLGEMLCTITGFDSFSLQPNAGAAGEYAGLMVIRAYHMSRGDHHRNVCIIPVSAHGTNPASAAMCGMKIVAVGTDAKGNINIEELQKAAEANKENLAALMVTYPSTHGVYEEGIDEICKIIHDNGGQVYMDGANMNAQVGLTSPGFIGADVCHLNLHKTFCIPHGGGGPGMGPIGVKQHLAPFLPSHPVIPTGGIPAPPQSQPLGTISAAPWGSALILPISYTYISMMGSKGLTDASKIAILNANYMAKRLENHYPILFRGVNGTVAHEFIVDLRGFKNTAGIEPEDVAKRLIDYGFHGPTMSWPVPGTLMIEPTESESKAELDRFCDALISIREEISLIEKGKADIHNNVLKGAPHPPSLLMADTWTKPYSREYAAYPAAWLKTAKFWPTTGRVDNVYGDRNLICTLLPVSQMAEEAAAATA, encoded by the exons ATGGAGCGCGCCCGCAAACTGGTGAACCAGGCCATTCTCAAACGCCTGGTTTCAGAATCCAAGCAGCCACGCGGCGGCGTATCGACCAGCCCAGTATCAATGTACAAATCCTCCAGGTACGTTTCCTCGTTATCTCCGAGCGGTGTTCCAGGTGGCGGCAATGTTTTCAGGTTTTCTGATTCGAATCCGAGGAGTTTGGTGCATTACACGAGCACCCGATCCATTTCTGTTGAGGCCCTGAAGCCGAGCGACACCTTCCCCCGCCGCCATAACTCGGCCACGCCGGAGGAACAATCCACAATGGCTGAATCTGTGGGGTTCAATAGTCTTGATTCACTAATTGATGCAACTGTGCCTAAATCTATTCGTATTGATAAGATGGCGTTGCCTGTTTTTGACAAGGGCTTGACAGAGGCACAGATGCTTGAACACATGACAGATTTGGCATCTAAAAACAAGATTTTTAAGTCATATATTGGAATGGGATATTATAATACTTATGTACCCCCCGTAATCTTGAGGAATATAATGGAGAATCCAGGGTGGTATACTCAGTATACGCCTTATCAGGCTGAGATTGCACAAGGGAGACTCGAATCCTTGTTGAATTTTCAGACAATGGTGACAGATCTCACCGCTCTGCCCATGTCGAACGCTTCCTTGCTCGATGAAGGGACTGCGGCTGCTGAGGCTATGGCTATGTGTAACAATATTCAGAAGGGGAAGAAGAAGACTTTTATCATTGCTAGTAATTGTCACCCACAGACCATCGATGTGTGCAAGACTAGAGCTGATGGATTTGACCTTAAGGTTGTCGTTTCGGATGTTAACGAGATTGATTATAAGTCAGGGGACGTCTGCGGCGTGCTGGTTCAGTATCCGGGGACCGAGGGTGAGATTTTGGACTATGGGGAGTTCATTAAGAATGCTCATGTCAATGGGGTTAAGGTTGTCATGGCCTCTGATTTACTGGCTTTGACACTGTTGAAGCCACCGGGTGAGTTGGGTGCAGATATTGCGGTTGGCTCGGCTCAAAGATTTGGTGTACCGATGGGTTATGGAGGGCCACATGCTGCTTTCTTGGCTACTTCCCAAGAGTATAAGAGGATGATGCCCGGAAGAATCATTGGGGTTAGTGTTGATTCTTCAGGAAAGCCTGCTCTTCGTATGGCTATGCAGACGAGGGAGCAGCATATTCGTCGTGACAAGGCTACGAGCAACATTTGCACCGCTCAG GCGTTACTTGCAAACATGGCCGCCATGTATGCTGTTTATCATGGACCAGAAGGCCTTAAAACTATATCCCAAAGGGTCCATGGACTGGCTGCAACCTTTGCTGCTGGATTGAAAAAGCTTGGGACTGTAGAAGTCCAGAACCTTCCCTTCTTTGATACTGTGAAGATCAAATCAGCAGACTCAAAGGCCATTGCTGATGCGGCTTACAAGAGTGAAATAAACTTACGTATTGCGGACAATAATACT ATCACCGTTTCATTTGACGAAACAACCACCTTAGAAGACGTGGACAAGCTGTTTAAAGTATTTGCCGGTGGTAATCCT GTAACGTTTACTGCTGAGTCTCTTGCATCGGAGGTTCAAAATCTAATTCCTTCAGGGCTAGTGAGGGGGAGCCCATACCTCACTCACTCTATATTCAACTC GTACCATACAGAGCATGAGCTTCTAAGGTACCTTCATAGGCTTCAGTCAAAGGATCTATCGTTGTGCCACAGCATGATTCCATTGGGGTCTTGTACAATGAAGCTGAACGCAACGACAGAGATGATGCCGGTGACATGGCCTGCATTTGCAGACCTTCATCCTTTTGCCCCAGTTGAGCAATCCAAGGGATACCAA GAAATGTTCAAAAATTTGGGTGAAATGCTGTGCACAATTACTGGGTTTGATTCCTTCTCTCTGCAACCCAATGCCGGTGCTGCAGGAGAGTATGCAGGACTTATGGTTATCCGGGCATATCACATG TCTAGAGGAGACCACCACCGAAACGTGTGTATCATCCCAGTGTCGGCACATGGAACAAACCCTGCAAGTGCTGCCATGTGTGGGATGAAAATCGTTGCAGTTGGAACTGATGCAAAGGGAAATATTAACATCGAAGAGCTACAGAAAGCTGCAGAAGCAAATAAAGAAAACTTAGCTGCTCTTATG GTAACGTATCCTTCAACTCATGGAGTTTATGAGGAAGGCATCGATGAAATATGCAAAATAATTCACGACAATGGTGGACAGGTTTACATGGATGGAGCTAACATGAACGCTCAG GTTGGTTTGACAAGCCCCGGATTTATCGGTGCCGATGTTTGCCATCTCAATCTCCATAAAACATTTTGTATTCCCCATGGTGGAGGTGGACCTGGTATGGGGCCAATTGGGGTGAAGCAGCACCTAGCACCATTTCTACCATCACATCCTGTG ATACCCACAGGAGGTATACCAGCACCGCCTCAATCTCAGCCCCTTGGTACTATTTCTGCCGCACCATGGGGCTCTGCTCTCATTTTACCCATATCATACACTTATATTTCCATGATGGGATCAAAGGGGTTAACTGATGCATCTAAGATAGCTATCTTGAATGCAAACTACATGGCAAAACGGTTGGAG AATCATTACCCCATTCTTTTCCGAGGCGTCAACGGGACAGTTGCCCACGAGTTCATTGTAGATTTGAGAGGATTTAAG AATACTGCTGGAATTGAGCCTGAAGACGTTGCAAAACGTCTAATTGACTATGGATTTCATGGACCGACAATGTCATGGCCAGTTCCTGGTACGCTTATGATTGAACCTACAGAAAGTGAGAGCAAG GCAGAGCTTGATAGGTTCTGTGATGCTCTTATCTCTATCAGAGAAGAAATTTCACTGATTGAGAAAGGAAAAGCTGACATCCACAACAATGTTCTCAAG GGGGCTCCTCATCCACCATCATTGCTCATGGCCGATACCTGGACTAAACCATATTCACGTGAATACGCAGCTTACCCTGCTGCATGGCTCAAAACTGCCAAGTTTTGGCCAACTACAG GACGTGTGGACAATGTTTACGGTGATCGCAACCTTATCTGCACTCTCCTTCCAGTATCACAGATGGCTGAAGAAGCAGCTGCAGCCACTGCATGA
- the LOC140825013 gene encoding uncharacterized protein, which yields MNMNSDPYADLSHLCGIAAFSLPPRPLLLSLPPPPCPPEEHFGPIPHHLLPRYLCYDAPSPELPSSSIPYSPPATTTHPSPEPLLLHSPPLCPDFTPHDSPLPSPDITASLANVASSPQLSPPPSFNYSDSVTAAAPPHSETLLHETLISCNRDSPRHMDSPVQQREILPPCVVNYQDTLCFTPERETCYLSASLGVGVSDDENRVPGLLPTTEINEMSLCDSNYDLAQYLVSVMKDSAVAGGYGKRLPSLVKKLALWRKDVTLDGKECEKIASFVKFSFSSRGRENILQEPSRKKQRKQEAKSKGVASSFYFTRSKSASRLS from the exons ATGAACATGAATAGTGACCCCTACGCCGACCTCTCGCATCTCTGCGGCATCGCCGCCTTTTCACTCCCGCCCCGCCCCCTCCTCCTCTCCCTCCCGCCGCCTCCCTGCCCCCCCGAGGAACACTTTGGCCCAATCCCCCACCACCTCCTCCCCCGTTATCTCTGTTACGATGCCCCGTCTCCTGAACTCCCTTCTTCTTCCATACCTTATTCACCCCCTGCTACTACTACCCATCCTTCGCCTGAACCTTTGCTACTCCATTCTCCACCACTTTGCCCTGATTTTACTCCTCACGATTCACCACTGCCGTCTCCTGATATTACTGCTTCTCTCGCTAATGTTGCTTCTTCTCCTCAACTTTCGCCTCCGCCTTCCTTTAACTATAGTGACTCTGTAACTGCTGCTGCTCCTCCTCATTCTGAAACCCTGCTCCATGAAACACTTATCAGCTGTAACCGAGACTCTCCACGCCATATGGATTCGCCGGTCCAACAACGAGAAATTCTTCCTCCATGTGTTGTCAACTACCAAGATACACTGTGTTTCACCCCCGAACGAGAAACGTGTTATCTCTCTGCGTCGCTCGGGGTCGGAGTCTCGGATGATGAAAATCGGGTACCCGGGTTGTTACCAACTACTGAGATCAATGAAATGTCGTTATGCGATTCAAATTACGATTTGGCTCAATACTTGGTTTCTGTCATGAAAGATTCTGCTGTTGCTGGCGGGTATGGCAAGCGATTGCCCTCCCTCGTCAAGAAATTGGCATTGTGGCGTAAAGATGTAACTTTGGATGGCAAAGAGTGTGAAAAAATAGCTTCTTTCGTCAAGTTTTCATTTTCTAGCCGTGGTAGGGAGAATATTTTGCAGGAGCCATCAAGAAAGAAGCAAAGGAAGCAGGAGGCAAAATCCAAGGGCGTGGCATCTTCCTTTTACTTTACACGTAGTAAG TCCGCTAGTCGATTATCCTAA
- the LOC140825015 gene encoding uncharacterized protein produces MADKPSRALLLYGDGLAGWIGPDHTHLHSFASRACCGFLALPQAPPSGNEETRIIREFLELLDANEAFDNEDSKVLSQEKCEFLTIRERFMGMKAAMITDNLSLKTIGDKLGLTVFQWNELCKDCHSQAGIPDLASGILGLLGFEEGKTLNTSQFDLVFAHIGANKKILNLKEIELVNNLAGEVMNIAESGIDINSRLHMSIIMSYGSTLGDDPLNFSLPCADPTINRELSSVVPRQSFMVKGGKPRQNFRHHSPMLLAQFQNAVTRKDMVEMFSFRDFEASGGNLVIPADRLLHEVAFKLWKSPKYGA; encoded by the exons ATGGCAGACAAGCCAAGCAGAGCGTTGTTATTGTACGGAGACGGATTAGCTGGATGGATCGGCCCCGATCACACTCACCTCCATTCCTTCGCTTCTCGGGCATGCTGTGGCTTCTTAGCCCTCCCTCAGGCTCCTCCTTCAG GAAATGAGGAAACGAGAATAATTAGGGAGTTTTTAGAGTTGCTAGATGCAAATGAAGCATTTGACAATGAG GATTCAAAAGTGTTATCTCAAGAAAAGTGTGAATTTCTGACCATAAGAGAGAG gtTCATGGGAATGAAGGCTGCTATGATCACTGACAATTTGAGTTTGAAAACTATTGGAGACAAACTTGGCTTAACTGTGTTCCAGTGGAATGAACTATGCAAAGACTGTCATTCTCAGGCCGGGATACCAGATTTAGCCTCGGGAATACTGGGATTGCTTGGATTCGAAGAAGGGAAGACATTAAATACCAGCCAGTTTGATCTAGTTTTTGCGCATATTGGTGCGAACAAAAAGATTCTCAATTTAAAAGAGATTGAACTTGTAAACAATTTGGCTGGTGAAGTAATGAATATTGCAGAATCTGGAATCGATATAAATTCTCGTTTGCACATGTCTATTATTATGAGCTATGGATCTACCCTTGGGGATGACCCTTTAAATTTTTCCTTACCTTGTGCTGATCCCACAATAAACAGAGAACTTTCATCGGTTGTCCCTCGCCAAAGTTTCATGGTGAAAGGAGGAAAGCCAAGGCAAAATTTTAG GCACCACTCCCCTATGCTGCTTGCTCAGTTTCAGAATGCCGTGACTCGCAAGGATATGGTAGAGATGTTTTCTTTTAGAGATTTTGAAGCG AGTGGTGGAAACCTCGTTATACCTGCCGATAGATTGTTACATGAAGTAGCTTTCAAACTTTGGAAGTCGCCAAAGTACGGAGCATAA
- the LOC140825012 gene encoding zinc transporter 4, chloroplastic-like, whose translation MPMSFLEDLLPVIWNGNFRGNIRFYSDLFQQKLSQSMSNTVCGPQDEESEGCRDAVYALILKMVAIAAILTAGVCGVAIPLLGKKRRFLRTDSNLFVAAKAFAAGVILATGFVHMLPDATSSLTSPCLPKMPWSKFPFSGFIAMMAALATLLADFIGTQYYARKQDRQSQIVARTDSLDAISESGIIQAEPRGWKSKVFGEEEGGAMHIVGMHAHAAHHRHSHSQEEGACEGRIPEHSHGHSHSYGIGNGEDDAGIRHIVVSQVLELGIVSHSVIIGLSLGVSHSPCTVKPLIGALSFHQFFEGFALGGCISQARFRTLHSTIMACFFALTTPIGISVGMGISSIYNSDSPRALVIEGIFDSISAGILVYMALVDLIAADFLSKRMSCNVRLQVLSYFALFIGATLMSLLALWA comes from the exons ATGCCCATGTCATTTCTCGAG GATTTGTTGCCGGTGATCTGGAATGGGAATTTCAGAGGGAACATACGGTTTTACTCGG ACTTGTTTCAACAAAAGCTTTCTCAATCCATGTCCAACACTGTATGTGGCCCTCAAGACGAGGAGTCGGAAGGATGTCGGGATGCAGTCTATGCTCTAATCCTTAAAATGGTGGCGATTGCAGCCATTCTGACTGCAGGAGTCTGTGGTGTGGCCATTCCTCTACTTGGCAAGAAACGCCGGTTCCTCAGGACTGATTCAAATCTCTTTGTAGCTGCCAAAGCATTCGCCGCCGGTGTAATCCTCGCCACAGGATTTGTCCACATGTTACCCGATGCCACATCATCCTTGACGAGCCCTTGTCTTCCGAAAATGCCATGGTCGAAGTTTCCATTTTCTGGTTTTATTGCAATGATGGCTGCATTGGCTACGTTATTAGCTGATTTTATCGGTACTCAGTACTATGCGAGGAAACAGGATAGGCAAAGCCAAATTGTTGCTCGGACTGATTCGTTAGATGCGATTTCTGAATCAGGGATCATTCAAGCGGAGCCAAGGGGGTGGAAAAGTAAAGTGTTTGGAGAAGAAGAAGGTGGTGCGATGCACATTGTGGGAATGCATGCACATGCGGCACATCACAGACACAGCCACTCACAAGAAGAGGGGGCTTGTGAAGGGCGCATTCCAGAGCATTCACACGGTCATTCCCACTCATATGGGATTGGAAACGGAGAAGATGACGCGGGCATTAGACACATAGTTGTTTCACAG GTTTTAGAACTTGGGATTGTCTCACATTCTGTGATCATCGGTCTATCCCTTGGAGTTTCACACAGCCCGTGTACTGTTAAACCGTTGATTGGAGCACTCTCGTTTCATCAATTCTTTGAGGGCTTCGCTCTAGGAGGCTGCATTTCACAGGCTCGTTTTAGGACCCTTCATTCGACAATAATGGCATGCTTTTTTGCCTTGACGACCCCCATCGGGATTTCTGTAGGGATGGGGATTTCTTCGATTTATAATTCCGACAGCCCTCGAGCTCTAGTTATCGAAGGAATCTTCGACTCAATATCTGCTGGAATTCTTGTGTACATGGCTTTGGTGGATTTGATTGCTGCTGATTTCTTGAGCAAGAGGATGAGCTGCAATGTGAGGCTTCAAGTGTTGTCTTATTTTGCTTTGTTCATAGGTGCCACACTGATGTCTTTACTTGCGTTGTGGGCTTAA
- the LOC140828602 gene encoding uncharacterized protein: protein MFEESASAIPSSIWAVINSWFTPTVLFVLLNLTIGTIALTSTFATQKQPQNLQENSSQNEHNHPRISKSSSLLQRLKSINFHPHFSSHDPRNLSDNHKSSTDSDNQFQAQAFETQSHYFFQENPLENLETTPPSQGGYIFERAHVQNPQQTQTHFIFGHKDSILEDFKPVHEEKGEETELQTMDEVYSHLNGGHFSRTKPDTEPASGEMPAKLPSKMKKSTSLKSPFRHFEEEDTVEARRPATVRENGNAKFTDSDEEVDAKADDFINKFKQQLKLQRLDSIIRGKDTVGRATGGR from the coding sequence atgtttgaagaatctgCATCTGCAATACCTTCTTCAATATGGGCAGTCATCAACAGTTGGTTCACTCCCACTGTTCTTTTCGTACTCTTAAATCTCACGATAGGTACAATTGCTCTTACCTCTACTTTTGCCACTCAAAAACAACCCCAAAACTTGCAAGAAAATTCATCTCAAAATGAGCACAACCATCCCAGAATCTCAAAATCATCCTCACTTCTCCAGCGTTTGAAATCTATCAATTTCCACCCGCACTTCTCATCTCACGACCCTCGAAATTTGTCTGATAATCACAAATCTAGCACAGATTCCGACAATCAGTTTCAAGCTCAAGCCTTTGAAACACAGTCCCACTATTTTTTCCAAGAGAATCCCTTAGAAAATCTTGAAACAACCCCCCCGTCGCAAGGTGGATACATTTTCGAACGAGCCCATGTACAGAATCCCCAACAAACGCAAACCCATTTCATTTTTGGGCATAAAGATTCGATCTTGGAAGATTTTAAACCCGTCCATGAAGAGAAAGGTGAAGAAACTGAGTTGCAAACCATGGATGAAGTTTACAGTCACCTAAATGGTGGTCACTTTAGCAGGACTAAACCAGATACGGAACCTGCTTCCGGCGAGATGCCGGCCAAACTTCCCTCAAAAATGAAGAAATCGACGAGCTTGAAATCCCCTTTTCGACATTTTGAAGAAGAGGATACTGTCGAGGCGCGGCGGCCGGCGACTGTGAGGGAGAACGGGAACGCTAAATTCACCGACAGTGATGAAGAAGTGGATGCAAAAGCTGATGATTTTATTAACAAATTTAAGCAGCAGTTGAAGCTTCAGAGGCTGGACTCCATTATCAGGGGCAAGGACACGGTTGGGAGGGCCACCGGAGGGAGGTAA